CACATCTTCAAAAAAACAAGGTTTTTGGTCAAAATTCTACGCGATAGTTCCTGCATTATTTGTAGCCTATATGTTACCAGCGGTATTTACAACAGCGGGTTTAATTGCTCCAGAATGGCAAACAGTTTCTGACAATGGAACGGTAACAGAGCACAGTACAAGTTTATATTATATGTCTAGTCGTTACTTATTACCTGCTGCTTTAGTTTTAATGACACTGAGCATTGATTTAAAAGCCGTTTTTAACCTAGGTTGGAAAGCTTTAGTTATGTTTTTTACAGGTACTGTTGGAATTATCATTGGGGGACCAATCGCCATTTTAGTAATTTCAATATTTTCACCTGAAACTGTTGGCGGTGCAGGTCCAGATGCCGTATGGAGAGGTTTAGCGACGTTAGCAGGAAGCTGGATTGGTGGTGGAGCGAATCAAACGGCAATGTTAGAAATTTACGGTTTCAATCAGAAATTATATGGCGGAATGGTATTTGTAGATATTGTGGTTGCTAATGTTTGGATGGCCATAGTACTTATCGGTATTGGTAAGTCTAAACGTATTGATAAATGGTTAAAAGCTGATACTTCAGCCATAGAAAGCTTAAAGGAAAAAGTTTCCAACTATTCAGCGGAAATTGAAAGAAATCCGAGTTTAAATGATCTCATGATAATGGCAGCTATAGCTTTTGGTACGGTAAGTTTTGCTCATTTTGGTGCTGGTTATTTGGCTGATTTTTTCTCAAATGTTGTTAAAGGAATTGAAAATCCAACTACAAAGAATGTCTTTACTTTTTTAGATTCAGAATTTTTCTGGATGATTAGTTTATCAACGATTATTGCTATACTATTATCATTTACAAAAGCAAAAAATTATGAAGGAGCTGGTGCAAGTAAATTTGGGAGCGTCTTTATTTATATTTTAGTAGCGTCCATTGGTATGAAAATGGACTTAACTCAAATTTTTGAAAATTTAGGACTGTTAGCCATTGGGTTTGTTTGGATGACAATTCACGCGGCACTTTTAATATTG
The nucleotide sequence above comes from Aureibaculum algae. Encoded proteins:
- a CDS encoding DUF819 family protein encodes the protein MDTSPFITNDTIVFGLLMLALGFIFYTSSKKQGFWSKFYAIVPALFVAYMLPAVFTTAGLIAPEWQTVSDNGTVTEHSTSLYYMSSRYLLPAALVLMTLSIDLKAVFNLGWKALVMFFTGTVGIIIGGPIAILVISIFSPETVGGAGPDAVWRGLATLAGSWIGGGANQTAMLEIYGFNQKLYGGMVFVDIVVANVWMAIVLIGIGKSKRIDKWLKADTSAIESLKEKVSNYSAEIERNPSLNDLMIMAAIAFGTVSFAHFGAGYLADFFSNVVKGIENPTTKNVFTFLDSEFFWMISLSTIIAILLSFTKAKNYEGAGASKFGSVFIYILVASIGMKMDLTQIFENLGLLAIGFVWMTIHAALLILVAKLIRAPYFFLAVGSQANVGGAASAPIVASAFHPSLATVGVLLAVFGYAVGTVGAIACTILMQIVAQ